One window of the Niallia circulans genome contains the following:
- a CDS encoding WYL domain-containing protein has protein sequence MIKQLKRAFVEGKPIESIYIKKDNSVSQRSILVNRVTETYIKAYCLARKQPRIFKVDSILAASFKKEQGNYCMHKPF, from the coding sequence ATGATAAAGCAACTAAAAAGAGCATTTGTGGAAGGTAAACCAATTGAGAGTATCTATATTAAGAAAGATAATTCTGTGTCTCAAAGATCAATTTTAGTAAATAGAGTAACCGAAACATATATAAAGGCATATTGCTTAGCGAGGAAACAGCCACGTATCTTTAAAGTTGATTCCATTTTAGCTGCTTCCTTCAAAAAAGAGCAGGGGAATTATTGCATGCATAAGCCTTTTTGA
- a CDS encoding YolD-like family protein gives MRSLELDEDKWSDIDVLIHEAMEYNQLLKYSLYNNGYINTLIGRTVYIDYLNNQLRIQDEKDYIHYVSFRKLVDVEKA, from the coding sequence TTGAGAAGCCTGGAACTAGACGAAGATAAGTGGAGTGATATAGACGTATTGATCCATGAAGCAATGGAATATAATCAGCTTCTTAAATACAGTCTATATAATAATGGATACATAAACACTTTGATTGGCCGTACTGTTTATATTGACTATCTTAATAATCAGTTACGTATACAAGATGAAAAAGATTATATACATTACGTATCATTTAGAAAATTAGTTGATGTAGAAAAAGCATAA
- a CDS encoding Ltp family lipoprotein encodes MAKKEKVKKPFYKKWWVWLLAVILIGSLANMGEDNDQTAPTTDEKTSEEVASTNDSSEKAGKEEAEKKAAEKKAATEEAEKKKAEEEKKAKEEEEKKAKEEAEKAKAEAEKKAEEEAAEKKAAAAGVEGANALNAARGYIDYTSFSHKGLADQLSFEGYSQDSINYAMEIMDTEVDWNEQAELTAQSYLDYTSFSQSGLVDQLVFDGFTNEQAQHGADFAFQ; translated from the coding sequence TTGGCAAAAAAAGAAAAAGTAAAAAAACCATTTTATAAAAAGTGGTGGGTTTGGTTATTAGCGGTTATCCTTATCGGATCCTTAGCAAATATGGGCGAAGATAATGATCAAACCGCTCCAACTACAGACGAAAAGACAAGTGAAGAAGTAGCTTCAACAAATGATAGTAGTGAAAAAGCTGGAAAAGAAGAAGCAGAGAAGAAAGCAGCAGAAAAAAAGGCTGCAACTGAGGAAGCCGAAAAGAAAAAGGCTGAAGAAGAGAAAAAAGCCAAAGAGGAAGAAGAAAAGAAAGCTAAAGAAGAAGCAGAAAAGGCAAAAGCTGAAGCTGAGAAGAAAGCTGAAGAAGAAGCAGCAGAGAAGAAAGCTGCGGCCGCTGGAGTTGAAGGTGCTAATGCTTTAAATGCTGCTAGAGGATATATCGACTACACTTCTTTCAGTCATAAAGGACTTGCTGATCAATTATCATTTGAAGGCTATTCACAAGACTCAATTAACTATGCTATGGAAATAATGGACACGGAAGTAGATTGGAACGAACAAGCAGAGCTGACAGCACAAAGCTATCTGGATTACACAAGTTTTTCACAGTCTGGACTTGTTGACCAACTAGTATTTGATGGATTTACTAATGAACAGGCACAGCACGGAGCAGACTTTGCATTTCAATAA